A DNA window from Ahaetulla prasina isolate Xishuangbanna chromosome 7, ASM2864084v1, whole genome shotgun sequence contains the following coding sequences:
- the CAND1 gene encoding cullin-associated NEDD8-dissociated protein 1 isoform X1, translating into MASASYHISNLLEKMTSSDKDFRFMATNDLMTELQKDSIKLDDDSERKVVKMILKLLEDKNGEVQNLAVKWKSGKPSDLMISNVTCLGPLVSKVKEYQVETIVDTLCTNMLSDKEQLRDISSIGLKTVIGELPPASSGSALAANVCKKITGRLTSAIAKQEDVSVQLEALDIMADMLSRQGGLLVNFHPSILTCLLPQLTSPRLAVRKRTIIALGHLVMSCGNIVFVDLIEHLLTELSKNDSMSTTRTYIQCIAAISRQAGHRIGEYLEKIIPLVVKFCNIDDDELREYCIQAFESFVRRCPKEVYPHVTTIINICLKYLTYDPNYNYDDEDEDENAMDADGGDDDDQGSDDEYSDDDDMSWKVRRAAAKCLDAVVSTRHEMLPEFYKTVSPALIARFKEREENVKADVFHAYLSLLKQTRPVQSWLCDPDAMEQGETPLTMLQSQVPNIVKALHKQMKEKSVKTRQCCFNMLTELVNVLPGALTQHIPVLVPGIIFSLNDKSSSSNLKIDALSCLYVILCNHAPQVFHPHVQALVPPVVACVGDPFYKITSEALLVTQQLVKVIRPLDQPSSFDASPYIKDLFTCTIKRLKAADIDQEVKERAISCMGQIICSLGDNLGSDLPNTLQIFLERLKNEITRLTTVKALTLIAGSPLKIDLRPILGEGVPILASFLRKNQRALKLGTLSALDILIKNYSDSLTAAMIDAVLDELPPLISESDMHVSQMAISFLTTLAKVYPSSLSKISGSILNELIGLVRSPLLQGGALSAMLEFFQALVVTGTSNLGYMDLLRMLTGPVYSQNTALTHKQSYYSIAKCVAALTRACPKEGPAVVGQFIQDVKNSRSTDSIRLLALLSLGEVGHHIDLSGQLELKSVILEAFSSPSEEVKSAASYALGSISVGNLPEYLPFVLQEITSQPKRQYLLLHSLKEIISSATVQGLKPYVESIWSLLLKHCECAEEGTRNVVAECLGKLTLIDPETLLPRLKGYLASGSSYARSSVVTAVKFTISDHPQPIDPLLKNCIGDFLKTLEDPDLNVRRVALVTFNSAAHNKPSLIRDLLDTVLPHLYNETKVRKELIREVEMGPFKHTVDDGLDIRKAAFECMYTLLDSCLDRLDIFEFLNHVEDGLKDHYDIKMLTFLMLVRLSTLCPSAVLQRLDRLVEPLRATCTTKVKANSVKQEFEKQDELKRSAMRAVAALLTIPEAEKSPLMSEFQSQISSNPELAAIFESIQKDSSSTNLESMDTS; encoded by the exons ATGGCGAGTGCCTCATACCACATCTCCAACCTGCTGGAGAAAATGACGTCGAGTGACAAGGACTTCAG gtttatgGCAACAAATGACTTGATGACTGAACTACAAAAAGATTCTATCAAGTTAGATGATGATAGTGAAAGGAAGGTTGTGAAAATGATTTTGAAGTTGCTGGAAGATAAAAACGGTGAAGTGCAAAATTTAGCAGTCAAATG GAAGTCAGGAAAGCCCAGTGACCTTATGATCTCCAACGTTACATG TCTTGGACCCCTGGTGAGTAAAGTGAAAGAATACCAAGTAGAGACAATTGTTGATACTCTCTGTACTAACATGCTTTCTGACAAAGAGCAGCTACGTGATATTTCAAGTATTGGTTTAAAAACAGTTATTGGAGAACTTCCTCCTGCATCTAGCG GCTCTGCATTAGCAGctaatgtttgtaaaaaaattacTGGTCGACTTACTAGTGCTATTGCAAAGCAAGAGGATGTGTCTGTTCAGTTAGAGGCTTTGGACATCATGGCTGACATGTTGAGCAG gcAAGGAGGACTGCTTGTGAACTTCCATCCTTCTATTCTGACGTGTCTGCTTCCTCAGCTAACTAGTCCAAGGCTTGCTGTGAGAAAAAGAACCATCATTGCTCTTGGTCATCTTGTTATGAGCTGTGGTAACATAGTGTTTGTGGACCTCATTGAACATCTCTTGACCGAGCTATCAAAAAATGATTCCATGTCAACAACAAGAACCTATATTCAATGTATTGCTGCCATCAGTAGGCAAGCAGGTCATAGGATag GTGAATATCTTGAGAAAATTATCcctttagtagtaaaattttgtaACATAGATGATGATGAACTTCGAGAATACTGTATTCAAGCATTTGAATCTTTTGTTAGGAG ATGCCCTAAAGAAGTTTATCCTCATGTAACCACCATTATAAACATTTGTCTTAAGTACCTTACCTATGATCCCAATTACAattatgatgatgaagatgaagatgaaaatgCTATGGATGCTGATGGTGGAGATGATGATGACCAAG GGAGTGATGATGAATATAGTGATGATGATGACATGAGCTGGAAGGTTAGACGTGCAGCTGCAAAATGCTTGGATGCTGTGGTCAGTACAAGGCATGAAATGCTGCCAGAGTTCTATAAGACAGTATCCCCTGCTTTAATTGCAAGATTCAAAGAGCGGGAGGAGAATGTAAAAGCAGATGTTTTCCATGCATACCTCTCTCTTCTAAAACAAACTCGACCTGTACAGAGTTGGCTCTGTGATCCTGATGCAATGGAGCAAGGAGAAACACCTTTAACAATGCTTCAGAGTCAG GTTCCCAATATTGTTAAAGCTTTGCATAAACAGATGAAGGAAAAAAGTGTGAAGACTCGTCAGTGCTGTTTTAATATGCTAACTGAATTGGTCAATGTATTGCCTGGTGCTCTCACACAACACATTCCTGTACTTGTTCCAG GCATAATTTTTTCATTGAATGACAAATCAAGTTCTTCTAATCTGAAGATAGATGCTTTATCTTGTTTGTATGTGATCCTCTGTAATCACGCTCCCCAAGTTTTTCATCCTCATGTCCAAGCATTGGTGCCTCCTGTTGTGGCATGTGTTGGAGATCCATTTTATAAAATAACATCTGAGGCACTTCTAGTTACCCAACAGCTGGTTAAAGTCATACGTCCTCTGGATCAGCCTTCCTCTTTTGATGCCAGTCCTTATATCAAAGATTTATTTACTTGTACAATCAAGAGATTGAAAGCTGCTGACATTGATCAAGAAGTGAAAGAGAGAGCAATTTCTTGTATGGGCCAAATCATTTGCAGTCTTGGAGACAATCTTGGTTCTGATCTACCTAATACTCTTCAGATATTTCTAGAGAGACTAAAAAACGAGATAACTCGACTAACCACTGTGAAGGCTTTGACTCTGATAGCTGGTTCACCTCTGAAGATTGATCTGAGGCCAATTTTAGGAGAAGGCGTTCCAATTCTTGCTTCTTTCCTCAGAAAGAATCAACGTGCTttgaaacttggaactctgtctgCTTTGGACATATTAATAAAAAACTACAGTGATAGCTTGACAGCTGCTATGATTGATGCTGTCCTAGATGAACTTCCACCTCTTATTAGTGAGAGTGATATGCATGTGTCACAAATGGCCATCAGCTTTCTGACCACTCTGGCTAAAGTTTATCCTTCCTCACTCTCAAAAATCAGTGGTTCTATATTGAATGAACTTATTGGGCTGGTACGGTCACCATTATTGCAAGGTGGAGCACTTAGTGCCATGCTAGAATTTTTCCAAGCTCTGGTTGTGACTGGGACAAGCAACTTAGGATATATGGATTTATTGCGCATGTTAACAGGTCCAGTGTACTCACAAAATACAGCACTTACTCACAAGCAGTCTTATTATTCAATTGCCAAATGTGTAGCTGCCCTTACACGAGCATGTCCTAAAGAGGGACCAGCAGTTGTAGGTCAGTTTATCCAAGATGTCAAGAACTCAAGATCTACAGATTCCATTCGTCTCTTAGCTTTACTTTCTCTAGGGGAAGTTGGACATCATATTGATTTAAGTGGACAATTAGAGCTAAAATCTGTAATTTTAGAAGCATTTTCCTCTCCTAGTGAAGAAGTGAAGTCTGCAGCTTCATATGCATTGGGAAGTATTAGTGTCGGCAATCTTCCAGAATATCTCCCATTTGTCTTGCAAGAAATAACTAGTCAGCCTAAAAGACAATACCTTCTGCTTCATTCCTTAAAGGAAATAATTAGCTCTGCAACAGTGCAAGGTCTCAAACCATATGTGGAGAGCATCTGGTCTTTGCTACTCAAACATTGTGAGTGTGCAGAAGAGGGTACCAGAAATGTTGTTGCTGAATGCTTGGGGAAACTTACTTTAATAGATCCAGAAACTCTGCTTCCACGCCTCAAAGGATACTTGGCCTCAG GATCATCATATGCTCGGAGTTCGGTAGTCACTGCTGTGAAGTTCACTATCTCTGATCACCCACAGCCCATAGACCCACTTTTAAAGAATTGTATAG GTGATTTTCTAAAAACATTGGAAGATCCAGATCTTAATGTGAGACGAGTAGCTCTGGTAACATTTAATTCAGCAGCACACAATAAACCATCACTAATAAGAGACCTTTTAGACACGGTCCTTCCGCATCTTTATAATGAAACGAAAGTGAGAAAGGAACTAATAAGAGAG GTTGAAATGGGGCCATTTAAACATACGGTTGATGATGGTCTTGATATTAGAAAGGCAGCTTTTGAGTGTATGTATACTCTACTAGATAGCTGTCTGGATAGATTAGACATCTTTGAATTCCTAAACCACGTTGAGGACGGTTTGAAAGATCACTATGATATTAAG
- the CAND1 gene encoding cullin-associated NEDD8-dissociated protein 1 isoform X2, whose amino-acid sequence MASASYHISNLLEKMTSSDKDFRFMATNDLMTELQKDSIKLDDDSERKVVKMILKLLEDKNGEVQNLAVKCLGPLVSKVKEYQVETIVDTLCTNMLSDKEQLRDISSIGLKTVIGELPPASSGSALAANVCKKITGRLTSAIAKQEDVSVQLEALDIMADMLSRQGGLLVNFHPSILTCLLPQLTSPRLAVRKRTIIALGHLVMSCGNIVFVDLIEHLLTELSKNDSMSTTRTYIQCIAAISRQAGHRIGEYLEKIIPLVVKFCNIDDDELREYCIQAFESFVRRCPKEVYPHVTTIINICLKYLTYDPNYNYDDEDEDENAMDADGGDDDDQGSDDEYSDDDDMSWKVRRAAAKCLDAVVSTRHEMLPEFYKTVSPALIARFKEREENVKADVFHAYLSLLKQTRPVQSWLCDPDAMEQGETPLTMLQSQVPNIVKALHKQMKEKSVKTRQCCFNMLTELVNVLPGALTQHIPVLVPGIIFSLNDKSSSSNLKIDALSCLYVILCNHAPQVFHPHVQALVPPVVACVGDPFYKITSEALLVTQQLVKVIRPLDQPSSFDASPYIKDLFTCTIKRLKAADIDQEVKERAISCMGQIICSLGDNLGSDLPNTLQIFLERLKNEITRLTTVKALTLIAGSPLKIDLRPILGEGVPILASFLRKNQRALKLGTLSALDILIKNYSDSLTAAMIDAVLDELPPLISESDMHVSQMAISFLTTLAKVYPSSLSKISGSILNELIGLVRSPLLQGGALSAMLEFFQALVVTGTSNLGYMDLLRMLTGPVYSQNTALTHKQSYYSIAKCVAALTRACPKEGPAVVGQFIQDVKNSRSTDSIRLLALLSLGEVGHHIDLSGQLELKSVILEAFSSPSEEVKSAASYALGSISVGNLPEYLPFVLQEITSQPKRQYLLLHSLKEIISSATVQGLKPYVESIWSLLLKHCECAEEGTRNVVAECLGKLTLIDPETLLPRLKGYLASGSSYARSSVVTAVKFTISDHPQPIDPLLKNCIGDFLKTLEDPDLNVRRVALVTFNSAAHNKPSLIRDLLDTVLPHLYNETKVRKELIREVEMGPFKHTVDDGLDIRKAAFECMYTLLDSCLDRLDIFEFLNHVEDGLKDHYDIKMLTFLMLVRLSTLCPSAVLQRLDRLVEPLRATCTTKVKANSVKQEFEKQDELKRSAMRAVAALLTIPEAEKSPLMSEFQSQISSNPELAAIFESIQKDSSSTNLESMDTS is encoded by the exons ATGGCGAGTGCCTCATACCACATCTCCAACCTGCTGGAGAAAATGACGTCGAGTGACAAGGACTTCAG gtttatgGCAACAAATGACTTGATGACTGAACTACAAAAAGATTCTATCAAGTTAGATGATGATAGTGAAAGGAAGGTTGTGAAAATGATTTTGAAGTTGCTGGAAGATAAAAACGGTGAAGTGCAAAATTTAGCAGTCAAATG TCTTGGACCCCTGGTGAGTAAAGTGAAAGAATACCAAGTAGAGACAATTGTTGATACTCTCTGTACTAACATGCTTTCTGACAAAGAGCAGCTACGTGATATTTCAAGTATTGGTTTAAAAACAGTTATTGGAGAACTTCCTCCTGCATCTAGCG GCTCTGCATTAGCAGctaatgtttgtaaaaaaattacTGGTCGACTTACTAGTGCTATTGCAAAGCAAGAGGATGTGTCTGTTCAGTTAGAGGCTTTGGACATCATGGCTGACATGTTGAGCAG gcAAGGAGGACTGCTTGTGAACTTCCATCCTTCTATTCTGACGTGTCTGCTTCCTCAGCTAACTAGTCCAAGGCTTGCTGTGAGAAAAAGAACCATCATTGCTCTTGGTCATCTTGTTATGAGCTGTGGTAACATAGTGTTTGTGGACCTCATTGAACATCTCTTGACCGAGCTATCAAAAAATGATTCCATGTCAACAACAAGAACCTATATTCAATGTATTGCTGCCATCAGTAGGCAAGCAGGTCATAGGATag GTGAATATCTTGAGAAAATTATCcctttagtagtaaaattttgtaACATAGATGATGATGAACTTCGAGAATACTGTATTCAAGCATTTGAATCTTTTGTTAGGAG ATGCCCTAAAGAAGTTTATCCTCATGTAACCACCATTATAAACATTTGTCTTAAGTACCTTACCTATGATCCCAATTACAattatgatgatgaagatgaagatgaaaatgCTATGGATGCTGATGGTGGAGATGATGATGACCAAG GGAGTGATGATGAATATAGTGATGATGATGACATGAGCTGGAAGGTTAGACGTGCAGCTGCAAAATGCTTGGATGCTGTGGTCAGTACAAGGCATGAAATGCTGCCAGAGTTCTATAAGACAGTATCCCCTGCTTTAATTGCAAGATTCAAAGAGCGGGAGGAGAATGTAAAAGCAGATGTTTTCCATGCATACCTCTCTCTTCTAAAACAAACTCGACCTGTACAGAGTTGGCTCTGTGATCCTGATGCAATGGAGCAAGGAGAAACACCTTTAACAATGCTTCAGAGTCAG GTTCCCAATATTGTTAAAGCTTTGCATAAACAGATGAAGGAAAAAAGTGTGAAGACTCGTCAGTGCTGTTTTAATATGCTAACTGAATTGGTCAATGTATTGCCTGGTGCTCTCACACAACACATTCCTGTACTTGTTCCAG GCATAATTTTTTCATTGAATGACAAATCAAGTTCTTCTAATCTGAAGATAGATGCTTTATCTTGTTTGTATGTGATCCTCTGTAATCACGCTCCCCAAGTTTTTCATCCTCATGTCCAAGCATTGGTGCCTCCTGTTGTGGCATGTGTTGGAGATCCATTTTATAAAATAACATCTGAGGCACTTCTAGTTACCCAACAGCTGGTTAAAGTCATACGTCCTCTGGATCAGCCTTCCTCTTTTGATGCCAGTCCTTATATCAAAGATTTATTTACTTGTACAATCAAGAGATTGAAAGCTGCTGACATTGATCAAGAAGTGAAAGAGAGAGCAATTTCTTGTATGGGCCAAATCATTTGCAGTCTTGGAGACAATCTTGGTTCTGATCTACCTAATACTCTTCAGATATTTCTAGAGAGACTAAAAAACGAGATAACTCGACTAACCACTGTGAAGGCTTTGACTCTGATAGCTGGTTCACCTCTGAAGATTGATCTGAGGCCAATTTTAGGAGAAGGCGTTCCAATTCTTGCTTCTTTCCTCAGAAAGAATCAACGTGCTttgaaacttggaactctgtctgCTTTGGACATATTAATAAAAAACTACAGTGATAGCTTGACAGCTGCTATGATTGATGCTGTCCTAGATGAACTTCCACCTCTTATTAGTGAGAGTGATATGCATGTGTCACAAATGGCCATCAGCTTTCTGACCACTCTGGCTAAAGTTTATCCTTCCTCACTCTCAAAAATCAGTGGTTCTATATTGAATGAACTTATTGGGCTGGTACGGTCACCATTATTGCAAGGTGGAGCACTTAGTGCCATGCTAGAATTTTTCCAAGCTCTGGTTGTGACTGGGACAAGCAACTTAGGATATATGGATTTATTGCGCATGTTAACAGGTCCAGTGTACTCACAAAATACAGCACTTACTCACAAGCAGTCTTATTATTCAATTGCCAAATGTGTAGCTGCCCTTACACGAGCATGTCCTAAAGAGGGACCAGCAGTTGTAGGTCAGTTTATCCAAGATGTCAAGAACTCAAGATCTACAGATTCCATTCGTCTCTTAGCTTTACTTTCTCTAGGGGAAGTTGGACATCATATTGATTTAAGTGGACAATTAGAGCTAAAATCTGTAATTTTAGAAGCATTTTCCTCTCCTAGTGAAGAAGTGAAGTCTGCAGCTTCATATGCATTGGGAAGTATTAGTGTCGGCAATCTTCCAGAATATCTCCCATTTGTCTTGCAAGAAATAACTAGTCAGCCTAAAAGACAATACCTTCTGCTTCATTCCTTAAAGGAAATAATTAGCTCTGCAACAGTGCAAGGTCTCAAACCATATGTGGAGAGCATCTGGTCTTTGCTACTCAAACATTGTGAGTGTGCAGAAGAGGGTACCAGAAATGTTGTTGCTGAATGCTTGGGGAAACTTACTTTAATAGATCCAGAAACTCTGCTTCCACGCCTCAAAGGATACTTGGCCTCAG GATCATCATATGCTCGGAGTTCGGTAGTCACTGCTGTGAAGTTCACTATCTCTGATCACCCACAGCCCATAGACCCACTTTTAAAGAATTGTATAG GTGATTTTCTAAAAACATTGGAAGATCCAGATCTTAATGTGAGACGAGTAGCTCTGGTAACATTTAATTCAGCAGCACACAATAAACCATCACTAATAAGAGACCTTTTAGACACGGTCCTTCCGCATCTTTATAATGAAACGAAAGTGAGAAAGGAACTAATAAGAGAG GTTGAAATGGGGCCATTTAAACATACGGTTGATGATGGTCTTGATATTAGAAAGGCAGCTTTTGAGTGTATGTATACTCTACTAGATAGCTGTCTGGATAGATTAGACATCTTTGAATTCCTAAACCACGTTGAGGACGGTTTGAAAGATCACTATGATATTAAG
- the CAND1 gene encoding cullin-associated NEDD8-dissociated protein 1 isoform X3 — protein sequence MATNDLMTELQKDSIKLDDDSERKVVKMILKLLEDKNGEVQNLAVKWKSGKPSDLMISNVTCLGPLVSKVKEYQVETIVDTLCTNMLSDKEQLRDISSIGLKTVIGELPPASSGSALAANVCKKITGRLTSAIAKQEDVSVQLEALDIMADMLSRQGGLLVNFHPSILTCLLPQLTSPRLAVRKRTIIALGHLVMSCGNIVFVDLIEHLLTELSKNDSMSTTRTYIQCIAAISRQAGHRIGEYLEKIIPLVVKFCNIDDDELREYCIQAFESFVRRCPKEVYPHVTTIINICLKYLTYDPNYNYDDEDEDENAMDADGGDDDDQGSDDEYSDDDDMSWKVRRAAAKCLDAVVSTRHEMLPEFYKTVSPALIARFKEREENVKADVFHAYLSLLKQTRPVQSWLCDPDAMEQGETPLTMLQSQVPNIVKALHKQMKEKSVKTRQCCFNMLTELVNVLPGALTQHIPVLVPGIIFSLNDKSSSSNLKIDALSCLYVILCNHAPQVFHPHVQALVPPVVACVGDPFYKITSEALLVTQQLVKVIRPLDQPSSFDASPYIKDLFTCTIKRLKAADIDQEVKERAISCMGQIICSLGDNLGSDLPNTLQIFLERLKNEITRLTTVKALTLIAGSPLKIDLRPILGEGVPILASFLRKNQRALKLGTLSALDILIKNYSDSLTAAMIDAVLDELPPLISESDMHVSQMAISFLTTLAKVYPSSLSKISGSILNELIGLVRSPLLQGGALSAMLEFFQALVVTGTSNLGYMDLLRMLTGPVYSQNTALTHKQSYYSIAKCVAALTRACPKEGPAVVGQFIQDVKNSRSTDSIRLLALLSLGEVGHHIDLSGQLELKSVILEAFSSPSEEVKSAASYALGSISVGNLPEYLPFVLQEITSQPKRQYLLLHSLKEIISSATVQGLKPYVESIWSLLLKHCECAEEGTRNVVAECLGKLTLIDPETLLPRLKGYLASGSSYARSSVVTAVKFTISDHPQPIDPLLKNCIGDFLKTLEDPDLNVRRVALVTFNSAAHNKPSLIRDLLDTVLPHLYNETKVRKELIREVEMGPFKHTVDDGLDIRKAAFECMYTLLDSCLDRLDIFEFLNHVEDGLKDHYDIKMLTFLMLVRLSTLCPSAVLQRLDRLVEPLRATCTTKVKANSVKQEFEKQDELKRSAMRAVAALLTIPEAEKSPLMSEFQSQISSNPELAAIFESIQKDSSSTNLESMDTS from the exons atgGCAACAAATGACTTGATGACTGAACTACAAAAAGATTCTATCAAGTTAGATGATGATAGTGAAAGGAAGGTTGTGAAAATGATTTTGAAGTTGCTGGAAGATAAAAACGGTGAAGTGCAAAATTTAGCAGTCAAATG GAAGTCAGGAAAGCCCAGTGACCTTATGATCTCCAACGTTACATG TCTTGGACCCCTGGTGAGTAAAGTGAAAGAATACCAAGTAGAGACAATTGTTGATACTCTCTGTACTAACATGCTTTCTGACAAAGAGCAGCTACGTGATATTTCAAGTATTGGTTTAAAAACAGTTATTGGAGAACTTCCTCCTGCATCTAGCG GCTCTGCATTAGCAGctaatgtttgtaaaaaaattacTGGTCGACTTACTAGTGCTATTGCAAAGCAAGAGGATGTGTCTGTTCAGTTAGAGGCTTTGGACATCATGGCTGACATGTTGAGCAG gcAAGGAGGACTGCTTGTGAACTTCCATCCTTCTATTCTGACGTGTCTGCTTCCTCAGCTAACTAGTCCAAGGCTTGCTGTGAGAAAAAGAACCATCATTGCTCTTGGTCATCTTGTTATGAGCTGTGGTAACATAGTGTTTGTGGACCTCATTGAACATCTCTTGACCGAGCTATCAAAAAATGATTCCATGTCAACAACAAGAACCTATATTCAATGTATTGCTGCCATCAGTAGGCAAGCAGGTCATAGGATag GTGAATATCTTGAGAAAATTATCcctttagtagtaaaattttgtaACATAGATGATGATGAACTTCGAGAATACTGTATTCAAGCATTTGAATCTTTTGTTAGGAG ATGCCCTAAAGAAGTTTATCCTCATGTAACCACCATTATAAACATTTGTCTTAAGTACCTTACCTATGATCCCAATTACAattatgatgatgaagatgaagatgaaaatgCTATGGATGCTGATGGTGGAGATGATGATGACCAAG GGAGTGATGATGAATATAGTGATGATGATGACATGAGCTGGAAGGTTAGACGTGCAGCTGCAAAATGCTTGGATGCTGTGGTCAGTACAAGGCATGAAATGCTGCCAGAGTTCTATAAGACAGTATCCCCTGCTTTAATTGCAAGATTCAAAGAGCGGGAGGAGAATGTAAAAGCAGATGTTTTCCATGCATACCTCTCTCTTCTAAAACAAACTCGACCTGTACAGAGTTGGCTCTGTGATCCTGATGCAATGGAGCAAGGAGAAACACCTTTAACAATGCTTCAGAGTCAG GTTCCCAATATTGTTAAAGCTTTGCATAAACAGATGAAGGAAAAAAGTGTGAAGACTCGTCAGTGCTGTTTTAATATGCTAACTGAATTGGTCAATGTATTGCCTGGTGCTCTCACACAACACATTCCTGTACTTGTTCCAG GCATAATTTTTTCATTGAATGACAAATCAAGTTCTTCTAATCTGAAGATAGATGCTTTATCTTGTTTGTATGTGATCCTCTGTAATCACGCTCCCCAAGTTTTTCATCCTCATGTCCAAGCATTGGTGCCTCCTGTTGTGGCATGTGTTGGAGATCCATTTTATAAAATAACATCTGAGGCACTTCTAGTTACCCAACAGCTGGTTAAAGTCATACGTCCTCTGGATCAGCCTTCCTCTTTTGATGCCAGTCCTTATATCAAAGATTTATTTACTTGTACAATCAAGAGATTGAAAGCTGCTGACATTGATCAAGAAGTGAAAGAGAGAGCAATTTCTTGTATGGGCCAAATCATTTGCAGTCTTGGAGACAATCTTGGTTCTGATCTACCTAATACTCTTCAGATATTTCTAGAGAGACTAAAAAACGAGATAACTCGACTAACCACTGTGAAGGCTTTGACTCTGATAGCTGGTTCACCTCTGAAGATTGATCTGAGGCCAATTTTAGGAGAAGGCGTTCCAATTCTTGCTTCTTTCCTCAGAAAGAATCAACGTGCTttgaaacttggaactctgtctgCTTTGGACATATTAATAAAAAACTACAGTGATAGCTTGACAGCTGCTATGATTGATGCTGTCCTAGATGAACTTCCACCTCTTATTAGTGAGAGTGATATGCATGTGTCACAAATGGCCATCAGCTTTCTGACCACTCTGGCTAAAGTTTATCCTTCCTCACTCTCAAAAATCAGTGGTTCTATATTGAATGAACTTATTGGGCTGGTACGGTCACCATTATTGCAAGGTGGAGCACTTAGTGCCATGCTAGAATTTTTCCAAGCTCTGGTTGTGACTGGGACAAGCAACTTAGGATATATGGATTTATTGCGCATGTTAACAGGTCCAGTGTACTCACAAAATACAGCACTTACTCACAAGCAGTCTTATTATTCAATTGCCAAATGTGTAGCTGCCCTTACACGAGCATGTCCTAAAGAGGGACCAGCAGTTGTAGGTCAGTTTATCCAAGATGTCAAGAACTCAAGATCTACAGATTCCATTCGTCTCTTAGCTTTACTTTCTCTAGGGGAAGTTGGACATCATATTGATTTAAGTGGACAATTAGAGCTAAAATCTGTAATTTTAGAAGCATTTTCCTCTCCTAGTGAAGAAGTGAAGTCTGCAGCTTCATATGCATTGGGAAGTATTAGTGTCGGCAATCTTCCAGAATATCTCCCATTTGTCTTGCAAGAAATAACTAGTCAGCCTAAAAGACAATACCTTCTGCTTCATTCCTTAAAGGAAATAATTAGCTCTGCAACAGTGCAAGGTCTCAAACCATATGTGGAGAGCATCTGGTCTTTGCTACTCAAACATTGTGAGTGTGCAGAAGAGGGTACCAGAAATGTTGTTGCTGAATGCTTGGGGAAACTTACTTTAATAGATCCAGAAACTCTGCTTCCACGCCTCAAAGGATACTTGGCCTCAG GATCATCATATGCTCGGAGTTCGGTAGTCACTGCTGTGAAGTTCACTATCTCTGATCACCCACAGCCCATAGACCCACTTTTAAAGAATTGTATAG GTGATTTTCTAAAAACATTGGAAGATCCAGATCTTAATGTGAGACGAGTAGCTCTGGTAACATTTAATTCAGCAGCACACAATAAACCATCACTAATAAGAGACCTTTTAGACACGGTCCTTCCGCATCTTTATAATGAAACGAAAGTGAGAAAGGAACTAATAAGAGAG GTTGAAATGGGGCCATTTAAACATACGGTTGATGATGGTCTTGATATTAGAAAGGCAGCTTTTGAGTGTATGTATACTCTACTAGATAGCTGTCTGGATAGATTAGACATCTTTGAATTCCTAAACCACGTTGAGGACGGTTTGAAAGATCACTATGATATTAAG